The proteins below come from a single Microbacterium sp. SLBN-154 genomic window:
- a CDS encoding GNAT family N-acetyltransferase produces the protein MGFEVGVASPAEVTMMADWAVAEGWNPGVTDAQAFAVADPRGFLIGRLDGEPVTSISVIGYGDAFGFLGMYIARPDVRGRGLGFQTWRAGMKRMAGRIVALDGVVAQQDNYRRSGFHPAWTNIRYEGGPAATPPPAGVRLVDARDIPSDRLAAYDRRFFGAPRDAFLAAWVSLPARSARVALRGDEIVGFAVLRDAHAASRLGPVFTDDAAIASALVSALAEDRGATSVAVDVPGVNPRAVAWAQAQGWAPSFETARMYTGEPPRIDTDGLFGITSLELG, from the coding sequence ATGGGATTCGAGGTCGGCGTGGCGAGCCCCGCCGAGGTGACGATGATGGCCGACTGGGCGGTCGCCGAGGGATGGAACCCGGGCGTCACCGACGCGCAGGCGTTCGCTGTCGCCGACCCCCGCGGGTTCCTGATCGGCCGGCTCGACGGCGAGCCCGTGACATCCATCTCGGTCATCGGCTACGGCGACGCGTTCGGGTTCCTCGGCATGTACATCGCCCGTCCCGACGTGCGGGGCCGGGGACTCGGTTTTCAGACCTGGCGGGCCGGGATGAAGCGGATGGCGGGACGAATCGTCGCCCTCGACGGCGTCGTCGCCCAGCAGGACAACTACCGCCGGTCGGGATTCCACCCGGCATGGACGAACATCCGGTACGAGGGTGGGCCTGCCGCGACGCCGCCGCCCGCGGGTGTGCGCCTCGTCGATGCGCGTGACATCCCGTCCGACCGCTTGGCGGCATACGACCGGCGCTTCTTCGGAGCGCCCCGCGACGCATTCCTCGCGGCGTGGGTGAGCCTGCCCGCGCGCAGCGCCCGGGTCGCCCTGCGCGGCGATGAGATCGTCGGGTTCGCGGTGCTGCGCGATGCCCATGCCGCCTCGCGGCTCGGACCCGTCTTCACCGATGACGCTGCGATCGCCTCGGCCCTCGTGAGCGCGCTCGCGGAGGACCGCGGAGCGACCTCGGTCGCCGTCGACGTGCCCGGCGTCAATCCCCGCGCCGTGGCGTGGGCGCAGGCGCAGGGGTGGGCGCCGTCGTTCGAGACGGCCCGCATGTACACGGGAGAGCCGCCGCGGATCGACACCGACGGCCTCTTCGGGATCACGAGCCTCGAGCTGGGGTGA
- a CDS encoding MFS transporter, with the protein MNVIPVAYLASYMLSLLGNSVAGIALPLIVLQVTGSALGAGAVAAATAIPAVLAGLVMGVVIDRINRRTSSVITDLVSAASIAALPLIDLISGLSLGWFILFGIIGSLGDVPGMTARDALLPAIVRHGGIGAERLMGIRETLGAAALLLGPAAAGTLMVLFDGSTVLWITAATSLSAALLTLVIPRRVGVVFVPTRAAGSARTSGWTQLRDGWRVLFRSPFLVMTTTLSLISVIVLSSMQGLILPVHFSLIDQPGMLGFVLTALAGGMLVGGTIYSVAGARGRRRTWFLIGLFGSAAGFGVIAVLPDVWVVFAGAFIVGLSSGLFGSLIGVLMIERIPEQMRGRVMGTQNAIMTAAPAVGIVAAAVLTEYAGVNVAAIALAGVWIIALALGVFARPLRSLERGSAGPGGAETVVNERA; encoded by the coding sequence ATGAACGTCATCCCCGTCGCCTACCTCGCGTCCTACATGCTGTCGCTGCTGGGCAACTCCGTCGCCGGAATCGCCCTTCCGCTGATCGTCCTCCAGGTGACGGGGAGCGCCCTCGGGGCCGGCGCGGTGGCGGCCGCGACCGCGATCCCCGCCGTCCTTGCCGGCCTCGTGATGGGGGTGGTGATCGACAGGATCAACCGGCGAACCTCCTCGGTCATCACCGATCTCGTGTCAGCCGCATCGATCGCCGCGCTCCCGCTGATCGACCTGATCTCCGGGTTGAGCCTTGGATGGTTCATCCTGTTCGGGATCATCGGCTCGCTCGGGGATGTACCGGGCATGACCGCCCGCGACGCTCTCCTGCCTGCGATCGTGCGTCACGGTGGGATCGGAGCCGAGCGACTCATGGGCATCCGCGAGACGCTCGGCGCCGCCGCGCTGCTGCTCGGGCCGGCCGCGGCAGGAACGCTCATGGTCCTGTTCGACGGCTCGACCGTTCTCTGGATCACCGCGGCGACGTCGCTGTCCGCGGCACTGCTCACGCTCGTGATTCCCCGCCGTGTCGGCGTGGTCTTCGTCCCGACCCGCGCCGCCGGCAGCGCGCGCACCAGCGGCTGGACGCAGCTGCGCGACGGGTGGCGGGTGCTGTTCCGCAGCCCGTTCCTCGTGATGACGACGACGCTGAGCCTCATCTCCGTGATCGTGCTGTCGTCGATGCAGGGACTGATCCTTCCGGTGCACTTCTCGCTCATCGATCAGCCCGGAATGCTCGGCTTCGTCCTCACGGCCCTCGCGGGGGGAATGCTGGTGGGCGGCACGATTTACTCCGTCGCCGGCGCGCGGGGCCGGCGACGGACGTGGTTCCTCATCGGGCTGTTCGGCAGCGCCGCGGGCTTCGGGGTCATCGCGGTCCTTCCCGATGTCTGGGTCGTGTTCGCGGGTGCCTTCATCGTCGGACTCTCCAGCGGGCTGTTCGGCAGTCTCATCGGCGTGCTGATGATCGAGCGGATTCCGGAGCAGATGCGGGGGCGGGTGATGGGCACGCAGAACGCGATCATGACCGCCGCGCCCGCGGTGGGCATCGTCGCTGCAGCGGTGCTCACCGAGTACGCGGGCGTGAACGTCGCCGCGATCGCCCTGGCCGGCGTGTGGATCATCGCGCTCGCGCTCGGGGTGTTCGCCCGCCCGCTGCGTAGTCTGGAGCGGGGAAGCGCGGGGCCGGGCGGAGCCGAGACGGTGGTGAACGAGCGTGCGTAG
- a CDS encoding MerR family transcriptional regulator: MRSAELARLAGVTVRALRHYHQVGVLAEPPRGSNGYRDYDVHDLVRLLRIRRLASLGVPLERMPDLLDASSDGAALLDELDAELAEQIARLAEQRALIARVRALDAPPDVPAELAPFLAFFAAAGAPSELTRIDRDQSVLLAHLVGDERMPQLVRFYERISDPAIAPAVVAFSERFADLGPDTPEQETAALVSDFMSAFGPLLTESSADAMLTMSRAAEQLIAEYTGDVLNPTQRRVLADLAAAVDDRLA; the protein is encoded by the coding sequence GTGCGTAGTGCAGAGCTGGCCCGACTGGCCGGGGTCACCGTTCGCGCTCTGCGCCACTACCATCAGGTCGGCGTGCTCGCTGAACCTCCGCGCGGGTCGAACGGATACCGCGACTACGACGTGCACGACCTGGTTCGGTTGCTGCGGATCCGGCGGCTGGCGTCGCTCGGCGTTCCCCTGGAGCGCATGCCCGACCTCCTCGATGCATCATCCGACGGTGCCGCACTGCTCGACGAGCTCGACGCCGAGCTCGCGGAGCAGATCGCGCGCCTCGCCGAGCAGCGCGCCCTCATCGCGCGGGTCCGTGCGCTGGATGCCCCGCCCGACGTCCCCGCCGAGTTGGCGCCGTTCCTGGCGTTCTTCGCTGCGGCGGGTGCCCCGTCGGAGCTCACTCGGATCGATCGCGACCAGTCCGTCCTGCTCGCGCATCTCGTCGGTGACGAGCGGATGCCTCAGCTGGTGCGCTTCTACGAGAGGATCAGCGATCCCGCCATCGCTCCCGCGGTCGTCGCCTTCTCGGAGCGGTTCGCTGACCTGGGTCCCGACACTCCCGAGCAGGAGACCGCAGCGCTGGTGTCGGACTTCATGAGCGCCTTCGGCCCACTTCTCACCGAGTCGTCCGCAGACGCGATGCTGACGATGAGCCGCGCCGCCGAGCAGCTGATCGCCGAGTACACCGGCGACGTGCTGAACCCCACGCAGCGACGGGTCCTCGCCGATCTCGCCGCGGCGGTCGACGACCGTCTCGCCTGA
- the dhaM gene encoding dihydroxyacetone kinase phosphoryl donor subunit DhaM produces MIGFVIVSHSQPLAEAALDLAMQMVHDEPPPVRIASGAQEGFGTDAAAIAEAIDELADADGVLIMTDLGSAVLSAELALDLRESTHPVRISDGPFVEGMTAGIVRALSGATLDEVAAEARGALAAKRRDESDGAPEPADTAPAPADGITAEEPLVNKVGLHSRPAATLVRTVRTFTADIRISNATSGAGPVKANSMVGLLSLGASKGDVLRIEADGPDAEKAVAALRDLVKDGFGEKD; encoded by the coding sequence CAGCCCCTCGCCGAGGCGGCGCTCGACCTCGCGATGCAGATGGTGCACGACGAACCGCCGCCGGTGCGGATCGCTTCGGGCGCCCAGGAAGGGTTCGGCACCGACGCGGCAGCGATCGCGGAGGCGATCGACGAGCTCGCCGACGCCGACGGCGTGCTCATCATGACCGACCTCGGCTCGGCGGTGCTGAGCGCTGAGCTCGCCCTCGACCTGCGGGAGTCGACCCATCCGGTGCGCATCAGCGACGGGCCGTTCGTCGAGGGCATGACCGCGGGCATCGTGCGTGCCCTGTCGGGCGCCACGCTCGACGAGGTCGCCGCCGAAGCCCGGGGCGCCCTGGCCGCGAAGCGGCGGGACGAGTCGGACGGAGCACCGGAACCGGCGGATACTGCGCCTGCGCCGGCCGACGGGATCACCGCCGAGGAGCCGCTGGTGAACAAGGTCGGGCTGCACTCGCGCCCCGCGGCGACGCTCGTGCGCACCGTGCGGACGTTCACCGCCGACATCCGCATCTCCAACGCCACCTCGGGAGCGGGACCGGTGAAGGCCAACAGCATGGTCGGCCTCCTGTCCCTGGGAGCGTCGAAGGGCGATGTCCTGCGGATCGAGGCCGACGGGCCCGACGCCGAGAAGGCGGTCGCCGCCCTGCGGGATCTGGTGAAGGACGGCTTCGGCGAGAAGGACTGA